The Anastrepha ludens isolate Willacy chromosome 2, idAnaLude1.1, whole genome shotgun sequence DNA window AATTACTTGCATCACCCACAACTTGTTGTACATAGAAGAAGAAGCCCAATCCTGTCAAGCCAACACACATACCAAATgccgaaattaacaaaattactttgCGACGAAAACGATCGACAAAAAAAGGTGTCACAGCGGCTGCACCAACTTGCGCACTACCTACAATGATGCTGGCAATGGCTGAATCCACACTGATGTTGGCACTTTTGAAGATGGATTGACTGTTGAAGAGTACGGCGTTGACACCGCATAATTGCTGGAACATGATTAGACCGGTGGAGATGATCAGAGCTTTGCGATTGCCCTTACTCTTAAGAATATCCATAACGGAACCCTTATTGGCTCTGAACTCCTCCACTCCACTCTGTATAATAGCCATTTCATGTTGTAAAAGATCAGGGCTTTGACCACGCAAGAATTGCAGGGAATTTAAAGCATCCGCTTTCTGGCCTTTGGCGGCATAGTAATAAGGACTCTCAGGCATGAAGTAGAAGATGATACCGAAACCAATCGGTACAGCCAAACAGCACCACTGCAAAGTAACATACGAGACATATGGACCGATGAGGTACACGTATAGAGTGCCAGCTGTGGAAAATGAAAGAGAAACATTTTGAATGTAAGGTCACAAAGTAGCAGTGAGTTCGGTAAgaattagataaataaataaaaaatcagtgaCACTCACAAACCACGAAGAGCTTCAACAACGTGCCGATTGCTCCACGTACCGCATCTATTGCAATCTCACCATTATACATAGGTAGCACACTTAAGACGAAACCAGCGCCAAAGCCGCCTACGAGACGACCTACCAGCAACATCCAAACCTCGCTAGCGAGCATCAAAATAACATAGCCGAGAATGAAGAAGATCGAACTCGAAAGAAGTACCCATTTGCGACCAAACCTATCGTTAAGTGGGCTAGCAGTGAAGGGTGCTGTGGTAGTGAAAAGAAGTAGGAAATAATTAAGAGTTTATAATGTGATTTTGTTGAATTATTTCGTTTAAATACCTGCTAAAGCACCCAATAACAAAATGGATGAAATCCATGCATCGTCCAGTGTGGTGATGGGATGATCGAGTGGCGAATCTGTAGAGTCCAAGGCTTTTAGTTTGGGTCCCACTGGTGACGTCCAACCGAGGAAAGTGCCCGCCGCAAAGGCTGATAAATTAGctacaaaattgaaaatcaaTGCGCTGTAGTTGAGGCCAGATACCCGTAAAACAGTTAGGTAAATAATATGAATAATGAGTACGCTGAACTGAAGTGGTCTTATCAAACTCTTCAGAGAAATGTTAAGTTATGATAGACATGaggatttaaaaattatattatataattcacAGTTCGTGAGTGAATCGTTGTgataattgatttttaaatgaatgaatgcaaacaattttgttaaagtttgttAAGAGAGGCGCGAAGTTTTCTCTTATTCTGTGTATGAGGgagtttaattttcaaaagatatattttttgaaaacttttcatgCATTCTCTACTGCTTTTAATATGAGTTTTCGCTAATACCACTTTTGGGAAAGGcgccaatattaaaaaaaaagtgagttTAAATTTTACTCACCCGCAACAGCAACCATGAAAATTCGTACGGTTTTCACCGACTCCATTCTAGTactgtgtatttgttgttggtGCGAACTAATTAGTAGTATAGTTGTATGCTCGTATGTATGCTGAAATGTGTGAAAGGCATATTTGATAATAAATTCCTGATAGATAAAAAATTATAGGTGCATTGGTTCC harbors:
- the LOC128855777 gene encoding facilitated trehalose transporter Tret1-like isoform X1; the encoded protein is MSKHTYEHTTILLISSHQQQIHSTRMESVKTVRIFMVAVAANLSAFAAGTFLGWTSPVGPKLKALDSTDSPLDHPITTLDDAWISSILLLGALAAPFTASPLNDRFGRKWVLLSSSIFFILGYVILMLASEVWMLLVGRLVGGFGAGFVLSVLPMYNGEIAIDAVRGAIGTLLKLFVVSGTLYVYLIGPYVSYVTLQWCCLAVPIGFGIIFYFMPESPYYYAAKGQKADALNSLQFLRGQSPDLLQHEMAIIQSGVEEFRANKGSVMDILKSKGNRKALIISTGLIMFQQLCGVNAVLFNSQSIFKSANISVDSAIASIIVGSAQVGAAAVTPFFVDRFRRKVILLISAFGMCVGLTGLGFFFYVQQVVGDASNLTWLPVPALVLFNIVYSIGFGPLSWAVLGEMFPANVKSIASSIVTSICFLASFVVTRWYPPLNALGSYYAFWLFAIFCVAAFFFTIFVVIETKGLSLQEIQDRLNGKKPN
- the LOC128855777 gene encoding facilitated trehalose transporter Tret1-like isoform X2 gives rise to the protein MESVKTVRIFMVAVAANLSAFAAGTFLGWTSPVGPKLKALDSTDSPLDHPITTLDDAWISSILLLGALAAPFTASPLNDRFGRKWVLLSSSIFFILGYVILMLASEVWMLLVGRLVGGFGAGFVLSVLPMYNGEIAIDAVRGAIGTLLKLFVVSGTLYVYLIGPYVSYVTLQWCCLAVPIGFGIIFYFMPESPYYYAAKGQKADALNSLQFLRGQSPDLLQHEMAIIQSGVEEFRANKGSVMDILKSKGNRKALIISTGLIMFQQLCGVNAVLFNSQSIFKSANISVDSAIASIIVGSAQVGAAAVTPFFVDRFRRKVILLISAFGMCVGLTGLGFFFYVQQVVGDASNLTWLPVPALVLFNIVYSIGFGPLSWAVLGEMFPANVKSIASSIVTSICFLASFVVTRWYPPLNALGSYYAFWLFAIFCVAAFFFTIFVVIETKGLSLQEIQDRLNGKKPN